One segment of Salvia splendens isolate huo1 chromosome 20, SspV2, whole genome shotgun sequence DNA contains the following:
- the LOC121781472 gene encoding glutathione S-transferase T2-like encodes MEDDEDIIFSDSQNFNPSQNFNPSQNINPSQDYFPSFDDFPNSEQFQSSFQNQHSSQAISQTKNAVNTPHGWSEQEDMALMSAWCFVSTNAVVGTNQTSNHLWQNVLFLYEQTRKENPSIGEERSLESLKQRYKRLNANVSKWVGAYKKAHDRATSGQSKEDIEKAAQQLYGKSKFSHHKVFEEVMRLNPKWELKLNSTGSTRFQPDEDSLEESRGSSKRSRTSEEGGPQIDSTPESRSSTLQRPIGRDQAKAKAKRKGKEVATPSYTIPNDFTAALREMRVTRERECDIQERKLKAASDIQERYIKAAILTPLMARRDLTPEEEDLKRNLIAELFGK; translated from the coding sequence atggaggatgatgaggatATTATATTCTCCGATTCCCAAAACTTCAACCCTTCCCAAAACTTCAACCCTTCTCAAAATATTAACCCTTCCCAAGATTATTTCCCTAGCTTTGATGATTTTCCGAATTCTGagcaatttcaaagttcatttcAAAATCAACATTCAAGCCAAGCCATATCACAAACAAAGAATGCTGTAAACACCCCACATGGTTGGAGTGAGCAAGAAGACATGGCATTAATGTCTGCTTGGTGTTTCGTGAGCACGAATGCAGTTGTTGGCACCAACCAAACTAGTAACCATCTATGGCAAAATGTTCTGTTTCTATATGAGCagacaagaaaagaaaatccAAGCATTGGTGAAGAAAGAAGTTTGGAGTCATTGAAACAGCGCTACAAACGACTCAACGCAAATGTCTCAAAATGGGTTGGGGCATACAAAAAAGCGCATGATCGAGCTACGAGTGGCCAGTCTAAAGAGGACATTGAGAAAGCCGCTCAACAATTGTATGGTAAGAGCAAATTTTCTCACCATAAGGTGTTTGAGGAGGTGATGAGACTCAATCCCAAGtgggaattgaaattgaatagcACTGGTTCAACGCGTTTCCAGCCAGATGAAGATAGTCTTGAAGAAAGTCGTGGGAGCTCAAAAAGGTCAAGGACTAGTGAGGAAGGAGGACCTCAAATCGACTCCACTCCTGAGAGTCGTTCTTCAACATTGCAACGTCCTATTGGAAGAGATCAAGCTAAGGCTAAGGCTAAAAGAAAAGGCAAAGAAGTTGCAACACCATCATATACAATTCCTAATGATTTCACTGCAGCACTGCGTGAAATGAGAGTCACGCGTGAAAGGGAATGTGATATTCAGGAACGGAAGCTCAAAGCAGCTAGTGATATTCAGGAACGGTACATCAAGGCAGCTATCCTTACTCCGCTGATGGCTAGGAGGGACTTAACTCCAGAAGAAGAAGATCTGAAACGCAATCTCATTGCAGAATTATTTGGGAAGTGA